The following are encoded in a window of Sebastes umbrosus isolate fSebUmb1 chromosome 7, fSebUmb1.pri, whole genome shotgun sequence genomic DNA:
- the rabgef1l gene encoding RAB guanine nucleotide exchange factor (GEF) 1, like isoform X2 — protein MAADELSECVQDFYQNLSDRLHTQFKGSSDQVESVMDEVEKYMMTRLYKEVFCPETTDDEKKDLAIQKRIRALHWVTIEMLCVPVDEEIAEVSDSVVKAITDVIEMDSKCVPKEKLRCITRCSKHIFKAIKISKKEAASADDFLPTLIYIVLKANPPRLQSNIQYITRFSNPSRLMTGEDGYYFTNLCCAVAFIEKLDGQSLNLSSEEFELYMSGQASPNWPQSTGASSSSPGSAALSQVHKRLDLLTGLGERQELVMEKARQLENDLIDWTDEVEQKVQSVLESFPPETQNPTATTAGETASAAAASSAIDSDNVENEHLPPPLQPQVFAG, from the exons ATGGCTGCCGATGAGCTGTCAGAGTGTGTGCAGGACTTCTACCAGAATCTCTCAGACCGCCTCCACACCCAGTTCAAAG GTTCATCAGATCAAGTAGAGAGCGTTATGGATGAAGTAGAGAAGTACATGATGACTCGTCTCTACAAGGAAGTCTTCTGTCCTGAGACCACAGACGATGAGAAGAAAGACCTGGCCATTCAGAAAAGAATCAG AGCCTTGCATTGGGTCACCATTGAAATGCTGTGTGTTCCTGTAGATGAGGAGATCGCTGAGGTGTCAGACAGTGTAGTCAAAGCCATCACAG ATGTGATTGAAATGGATTCAAAGTGCGTTCCCAAGGAGAAGCTGAGGTGCATCACTCGTTGCAGCAAGCACATCTTCAAAGCCATCAAAATCAGCAAGAAAGAGGCTGCGTCTGCCGATGACTTCCTCCCCACGCTCATCTACATCGTGCTGAAAGCAAACCCTCCGCGACTGCAGTCCAACATCCAGTATATCACCCGCTTCAGCAACCCCAGCAGACTCATGACTGGAGAGGATGGTTACTACTTCACTAATCTG TGCTGTGCGGTGGCTTTCATTGAGAAGCTGGACGGCCAGTCTCTGAACCTAAGCTCTGAGGAGTTTGAGCTCTACATGTCGGGCCAGGCATCCCCCAACTGGCCACAGTCCACTGGagcttcttcctcctccccagGCAGCGCGGCTCTCAGTCAGGTCCACAAACGGTTGGACCTGCTAACAGGGCTCGGGGAAAGGCAGGAGCTGGTCATGGAGAAGGCGCGCCAGCTGGAGAACGACCTCATCGACTGGACGGACGAAGTGGAGCAGAAGGTGCAGAGCGTTCTGGAGAGCTTTCCACCTGAGACACAAAACCCTACTGCAACCACAGCTGGTGAGACAgcttctgcagcagcagcatcatcagcaaTCGACTCTGATAACGTTGAGAACGAGCACCTGCCCCCACCTCTTCAACCGCAAGTGTTCGCTGGTTGA
- the rabgef1l gene encoding RAB guanine nucleotide exchange factor (GEF) 1, like isoform X1 → MMSQRRGIHLDQSELLCKKGCGFYGNTGWQGLCSKCWREEHQREKQKQIQEDWALAERLQREEEEAYASRTQKAQSQPSITPFSKFEERKTKEKSSKVNTVTKFFTPSTKTPPKKDAPFDSHSSPSPSSSTSRRSSVDSDHATREFIDFLKPLKFGREIFKQCRAFTESMVYKRDMAADELSECVQDFYQNLSDRLHTQFKGSSDQVESVMDEVEKYMMTRLYKEVFCPETTDDEKKDLAIQKRIRALHWVTIEMLCVPVDEEIAEVSDSVVKAITDVIEMDSKCVPKEKLRCITRCSKHIFKAIKISKKEAASADDFLPTLIYIVLKANPPRLQSNIQYITRFSNPSRLMTGEDGYYFTNLCCAVAFIEKLDGQSLNLSSEEFELYMSGQASPNWPQSTGASSSSPGSAALSQVHKRLDLLTGLGERQELVMEKARQLENDLIDWTDEVEQKVQSVLESFPPETQNPTATTAGETASAAAASSAIDSDNVENEHLPPPLQPQVFAG, encoded by the exons ATGATGAGCCAGCGGCGTGGGATCCAtctggaccaatcagagctgctTTGCAAAAAAGGATGTGGTTTTTATGGCAACACTGGCTGGCAGGGCTTGTGCTCGAAGTGCTGGCGAGAAGAACATCAGCGAGAAAAGCAAAAACAGATTCAAGAAGACTGGGCACTTGCTGAGag GcttcagagagaggaagaggaagcatATGCAAGCAGAACTCAGAAGGCCCAATCACAGCCTTCCATCACACCCTTCAGCAAGTTTGAGGAAAGAAAAACGAAGGAAAAGTCCAGCAAAGTTAACACAGTCACAAAGTTTTTTACTCCTTCCACAAAAACACCACCAAAAAAAG ATGCACCTTTTGACTCTCACTCCAGCCCGAGCCCCAGCTCCTCTACAAGCCGGCGTTCCTCTGTGGACAGTGACCATGCGACACGGGAGTTCATTGACTTTCTCAAGCCTCTGAAGTTTGGCAGAGAGATCTTCAAACAGTGCCGGGCCTTTACTGAGAGCATGGTCTATAAGCGG GACATGGCTGCCGATGAGCTGTCAGAGTGTGTGCAGGACTTCTACCAGAATCTCTCAGACCGCCTCCACACCCAGTTCAAAG GTTCATCAGATCAAGTAGAGAGCGTTATGGATGAAGTAGAGAAGTACATGATGACTCGTCTCTACAAGGAAGTCTTCTGTCCTGAGACCACAGACGATGAGAAGAAAGACCTGGCCATTCAGAAAAGAATCAG AGCCTTGCATTGGGTCACCATTGAAATGCTGTGTGTTCCTGTAGATGAGGAGATCGCTGAGGTGTCAGACAGTGTAGTCAAAGCCATCACAG ATGTGATTGAAATGGATTCAAAGTGCGTTCCCAAGGAGAAGCTGAGGTGCATCACTCGTTGCAGCAAGCACATCTTCAAAGCCATCAAAATCAGCAAGAAAGAGGCTGCGTCTGCCGATGACTTCCTCCCCACGCTCATCTACATCGTGCTGAAAGCAAACCCTCCGCGACTGCAGTCCAACATCCAGTATATCACCCGCTTCAGCAACCCCAGCAGACTCATGACTGGAGAGGATGGTTACTACTTCACTAATCTG TGCTGTGCGGTGGCTTTCATTGAGAAGCTGGACGGCCAGTCTCTGAACCTAAGCTCTGAGGAGTTTGAGCTCTACATGTCGGGCCAGGCATCCCCCAACTGGCCACAGTCCACTGGagcttcttcctcctccccagGCAGCGCGGCTCTCAGTCAGGTCCACAAACGGTTGGACCTGCTAACAGGGCTCGGGGAAAGGCAGGAGCTGGTCATGGAGAAGGCGCGCCAGCTGGAGAACGACCTCATCGACTGGACGGACGAAGTGGAGCAGAAGGTGCAGAGCGTTCTGGAGAGCTTTCCACCTGAGACACAAAACCCTACTGCAACCACAGCTGGTGAGACAgcttctgcagcagcagcatcatcagcaaTCGACTCTGATAACGTTGAGAACGAGCACCTGCCCCCACCTCTTCAACCGCAAGTGTTCGCTGGTTGA